In Zingiber officinale cultivar Zhangliang chromosome 3B, Zo_v1.1, whole genome shotgun sequence, a single window of DNA contains:
- the LOC122056569 gene encoding mitogen-activated protein kinase kinase kinase 1-like: MDDGSSRSRRSSSSSAPRLDRSKALKNVDYDAAAGADSDTPLPSPQIRPHAPEADPPNLRMRGFDGEFDLICRKLGFSDPEDFGIPSAVWEEARKARSSSDNFLFTPSRDSFSRSPPTVLPDRRVSLFVEPVNSVPPPTDARRGGEGVKRAVELSDITLPNRMAGLSLSPPPPISLPHVDDRSSAWDIVRSFAPDHDEQRLTQERILSESEEDQLTDDGVDEDGKDIRRGTSDVESSHDGENLSVRLGETDNELTESTLESPHDPSAESPGGPSASGAIAISANAMLKRSMVSWTRGEHLGSGSFGTVFEAISDDGFFLAVKEVSLLDQGRDAQQCVSQLEQEIALLSRFTHTNLIQFYGTDKDSSKLYIFLELAKGSLASLYQKYQLQHSQVSAYTRQILEGLNYLHNQHVVHRDIKCANILVDANGWVKLADFGLAKEISKLNWTKSCKGTVYWMAPEVVKTKPYGPSADIWSLGCTVLEMLTRRPPYPNLEWVEAFFKIGRGELPVIPNSLSAEARDFIKRCLRFNPDDRPSAAQLLKHPFVKRSHRDSTGASHFSPAGSRPQ, encoded by the exons ATGGACGACGGAAGCTCAAGATCGCgccgcagcagcagcagcagcgccCCGCGGTTGGATCGCAGCAAGGCCCTCAAAAACGTCGACTACGATGCCGCCGCCGGCGCCGATTCGGATACTCCCCTACCTTCCCCCCAGATCCGCCCCCACGCGCCCGAAGCCGATCCCCCCAATCTGAGGATGCGCGGCTTCGACGGGGAGTTCGATCTCATCTGCCGCAAGCTCGGCTTCTCCGACCCGGAGGATTTCGGCATCCCGTCAGCCGTCTGGGAGGAGGCGCGGAAGGCGCGCTCGTCCTCCGACAACTTCCTATTCACCCCTTCCCGCGATTCCTTCTCGCGGTCTCCGCCCACGGTGTTGCCTGATCGGAGAGTGTCCCTTTTCGTGGAGCCTGTGAACAGCGTTCCTCCTCCTACTGATGCGAGAAGAGGAGGTGAGGGAGTCAAGCGAGCGGTTGAGCTTTCGGACATTACGCTGCCGAATAGGATGGCGGGATTGAGTCTCAGCCCTCCGCCGCCGATCTCTCTGCCTCATGTCGACGACCGGAGCTCTGCTTGGGATATTGTGAGGTCTTTTGCTCCCGACCATGATGAACAACGGCTAACCCAGGAGAGAATACTGTCGGAATCCGAAGAGGATCAACTGACCGACGACGGGGTTGATGAGGATGGGAAGGATATAAGGAGGGGAACTTCTGATGTAGAGTCGAGCCATGATGGAGAAAATTTGAGTGTAAGATTGGGCGAAACGGACAATGAGCTCACAGAATCGACGCTGGAGAGCCCTCACGACCCTTCAGCTGAGAGTCCTGGCGGTCCTTCAGCGTCAGGGGCCATAGCAATATCAGCAAATGCAATGTTGAAGAGGAGTATGGTGTCTTGGACGAGAGGGGAACACCTTGGAAGTGGGTCGTTTGGGACTGTGTTTGAGGCTATCAGTGA TGATGGATTTTTCCTTGCTGTTAAGGAAGTCTCCTTGCTTGACCAAGGAAGGGATGCCCAACAATGCGTATCTCAGCTGGAGCAG GAGATTGCACTCTTGAGTCGTTTTACACACACAAATCTAATTCAGTTTTATGGGACGGACAAG GATAGTTCAAAATTGTACATCTTCCTTGAACTTGCTAAAGGATCTTTGGCATCACTTTATCAGAAGTATCAACTGCAACATTCTCAAGTGTCTGCTTACACAAGACAAATTTTGGAAGGATTGAACTATCTGCATAATCAACATGTGGTGCACAG AGACATCAAATGTGCAAATATTTTGGTCGATGCAAATGGATGGGTGAAACTTGCTGACTTTGGCTTGGCAAAAGAG ATATCTAAATTGAACTGGACAAAATCTTGCAAAGGAACTGTGTATTGGATGGCTCCAGAG GTTGTGAAGACCAAGCCGTATGGACCTTCAGCTGACATATGGAGCCTGGGGTGCACTGTTTTAGAGATGTTGACTCGTCGACCTCCTTATCCTAACCTTGAATGG GTAGAAGCTTTCTTTAAGATTGGTCGTGGCGAACTACCAGTTATTCCTAATTCCTTATCCGCAGAGGCTCGTGATTTCATCAAGAGGTGCTTGCGGTTCAACCCAGACGATCGGCCCTCTGCTGCTCAACTGTTGAAGCATCCATTCGTCAAACGATCACATCGAGATTCTACAGGCGCTAGTCATTTTTCACCAGCAGGATCCAGGCCACAATGA